In Ursus arctos isolate Adak ecotype North America unplaced genomic scaffold, UrsArc2.0 scaffold_3, whole genome shotgun sequence, one DNA window encodes the following:
- the OPN1SW gene encoding short-wave-sensitive opsin 1 isoform X1: MSKMSGEEEFYLFKNISLVGPWDGPQYHIGPIWAFRLQAVFMGFVFFAGTPLNATVLVATLRYRKLRQPLNYILVNVSLAGFVYCISVSTVFIASCHGYFIFGRHVCALEAFLGSTAGLVTGWSLAFLAFERYMVICKPFGNFRFTSKHALMVVLATWTIGIGVSIPPFFGWSRYIPEGLQCSCGPDWYTVGTKYRSEYYTWFLFIFCFIVPLALICFSYSQLLGALRAVAAQQQESASTQKAEREVSRMVVVMVGSFCLCYTPYAAMAMYMVNNRNHGLDLRLVTIPAFFSKSACVYNPIIYCFMNKQFRACIMEMVCGKSMTDDSEMSGSQKTEVSTVSPSQVGPN; the protein is encoded by the exons ATGAGTAAGATGTCAGGGGAGGAAGAGTTTTATCTGTTCAAGAACATCTCCTTGGTGGGGCCATGGGATGGGCCTCAGTACCACATTGGCCCTATCTGGGCCTTCCGCCTCCAGGCAGTCTTCATGGGCTTCGTCTTCTTTGCAGGGACACCACTCAATGCCACGGTGCTAGTGGCCACGTTGCGCTACAGGAAGCTGCGACAGCCACTCAACTATATTCTGGTCAATGTGTCCCTGGCGGGCTTCGTCTACTGCATCTCGGTCTCCACCGTCTTCATCGCCAGCTGTCATGGATATTTCATCTTTGGCCGCCATGTTTGTGCCTTGGAGGCCTTCCTGGGCTCTACAGCAG GTCTGGTGACAGGCTGGTCACTGGCCTTCCTGGCCTTTGAGCGCTACATGGTCATCTGTAAGCCCTTCGGCAACTTCCGCTTCACCTCCAAGCACGCGCTGATGGTGGTCCTGGCTACCTGGACCATCGGTATTGGCGTCTCCATCCCACCCTTCTTTGGCTGGAGCCG GTACATCCCCGAAGGCCTGCAGTGTTCCTGCGGCCCCGACTGGTACACCGTGGGAACCAAGTACCGCAGCGAGTACTACACCTGGTTCCTCTTCATCTTCTGCTTCATTGTGCCTCTCGCCCTCATCTGCTTCTCCTACTCACAGCTGCTGGGAGCCCTCAGGGCG GTTGCAGCCCAGCAACAGGAGTCCGCTTCGACCCAGAAGGCCGAGCGGGAGGTGAGCCgtatggtggtggtgatggtgggatCCTTCTGTCTCTGTTACACGCCCTACGCCGCAATGGCTATGTATATGGTCAACAACCGGAACCACGGGCTGGACTTACGGCTTGTCACCATTCCTGCCTTCTTCTCCAAGAGTGCTTGTGTCTACAACCCCATCATCTACTGCTTCATGAATAAGCAG TTCCGAGCCTGCATCATGGAGATGGTGTGTGGGAAGTCCATGACAGATGATTCTGAAATGTCCGGCTCCCAGAAAACAGAAGTCTCTACTGTCTCGCCCAGTCAAGTTGGCCCCAACTAA
- the OPN1SW gene encoding short-wave-sensitive opsin 1 isoform X2 has protein sequence MLNEGEGTPLNATVLVATLRYRKLRQPLNYILVNVSLAGFVYCISVSTVFIASCHGYFIFGRHVCALEAFLGSTAGLVTGWSLAFLAFERYMVICKPFGNFRFTSKHALMVVLATWTIGIGVSIPPFFGWSRYIPEGLQCSCGPDWYTVGTKYRSEYYTWFLFIFCFIVPLALICFSYSQLLGALRAVAAQQQESASTQKAEREVSRMVVVMVGSFCLCYTPYAAMAMYMVNNRNHGLDLRLVTIPAFFSKSACVYNPIIYCFMNKQFRACIMEMVCGKSMTDDSEMSGSQKTEVSTVSPSQVGPN, from the exons ATGCTGAACGAAGGAGAGG GGACACCACTCAATGCCACGGTGCTAGTGGCCACGTTGCGCTACAGGAAGCTGCGACAGCCACTCAACTATATTCTGGTCAATGTGTCCCTGGCGGGCTTCGTCTACTGCATCTCGGTCTCCACCGTCTTCATCGCCAGCTGTCATGGATATTTCATCTTTGGCCGCCATGTTTGTGCCTTGGAGGCCTTCCTGGGCTCTACAGCAG GTCTGGTGACAGGCTGGTCACTGGCCTTCCTGGCCTTTGAGCGCTACATGGTCATCTGTAAGCCCTTCGGCAACTTCCGCTTCACCTCCAAGCACGCGCTGATGGTGGTCCTGGCTACCTGGACCATCGGTATTGGCGTCTCCATCCCACCCTTCTTTGGCTGGAGCCG GTACATCCCCGAAGGCCTGCAGTGTTCCTGCGGCCCCGACTGGTACACCGTGGGAACCAAGTACCGCAGCGAGTACTACACCTGGTTCCTCTTCATCTTCTGCTTCATTGTGCCTCTCGCCCTCATCTGCTTCTCCTACTCACAGCTGCTGGGAGCCCTCAGGGCG GTTGCAGCCCAGCAACAGGAGTCCGCTTCGACCCAGAAGGCCGAGCGGGAGGTGAGCCgtatggtggtggtgatggtgggatCCTTCTGTCTCTGTTACACGCCCTACGCCGCAATGGCTATGTATATGGTCAACAACCGGAACCACGGGCTGGACTTACGGCTTGTCACCATTCCTGCCTTCTTCTCCAAGAGTGCTTGTGTCTACAACCCCATCATCTACTGCTTCATGAATAAGCAG TTCCGAGCCTGCATCATGGAGATGGTGTGTGGGAAGTCCATGACAGATGATTCTGAAATGTCCGGCTCCCAGAAAACAGAAGTCTCTACTGTCTCGCCCAGTCAAGTTGGCCCCAACTAA
- the OPN1SW gene encoding short-wave-sensitive opsin 1 isoform X3 produces the protein MLNEGEGTPLNATVLVATLRYRKLRQPLNYILVNVSLAGFVYCISVSTVFIASCHGYFIFGRHVCALEAFLGSTAGLVTGWSLAFLAFERYMVICKPFGNFRFTSKHALMVVLATWTIGIGVSIPPFFGWSRYIPEGLQCSCGPDWYTVGTKYRSEYYTWFLFIFCFIVPLALICFSYSQLLGALRAVAAQQQESASTQKAEREVSRMVVVMVGSFCLCYTPYAAMAMYMVNNRNHGLDLRLVTIPAFFSKSACVYNPIIYCFMNKQVKLSIHIPMRLHPVHKTWFSSHQ, from the exons ATGCTGAACGAAGGAGAGG GGACACCACTCAATGCCACGGTGCTAGTGGCCACGTTGCGCTACAGGAAGCTGCGACAGCCACTCAACTATATTCTGGTCAATGTGTCCCTGGCGGGCTTCGTCTACTGCATCTCGGTCTCCACCGTCTTCATCGCCAGCTGTCATGGATATTTCATCTTTGGCCGCCATGTTTGTGCCTTGGAGGCCTTCCTGGGCTCTACAGCAG GTCTGGTGACAGGCTGGTCACTGGCCTTCCTGGCCTTTGAGCGCTACATGGTCATCTGTAAGCCCTTCGGCAACTTCCGCTTCACCTCCAAGCACGCGCTGATGGTGGTCCTGGCTACCTGGACCATCGGTATTGGCGTCTCCATCCCACCCTTCTTTGGCTGGAGCCG GTACATCCCCGAAGGCCTGCAGTGTTCCTGCGGCCCCGACTGGTACACCGTGGGAACCAAGTACCGCAGCGAGTACTACACCTGGTTCCTCTTCATCTTCTGCTTCATTGTGCCTCTCGCCCTCATCTGCTTCTCCTACTCACAGCTGCTGGGAGCCCTCAGGGCG GTTGCAGCCCAGCAACAGGAGTCCGCTTCGACCCAGAAGGCCGAGCGGGAGGTGAGCCgtatggtggtggtgatggtgggatCCTTCTGTCTCTGTTACACGCCCTACGCCGCAATGGCTATGTATATGGTCAACAACCGGAACCACGGGCTGGACTTACGGCTTGTCACCATTCCTGCCTTCTTCTCCAAGAGTGCTTGTGTCTACAACCCCATCATCTACTGCTTCATGAATAAGCAGGTAAAGCTCTCTATTCACATTCCTATGAGGCTCCATCCAGTTCATAAGACCTGGTTCTCTTCTCACCAATGA